DNA from Triticum aestivum cultivar Chinese Spring chromosome 7D, IWGSC CS RefSeq v2.1, whole genome shotgun sequence:
catagtcgagtacgtcggttaaatcttcgaccatagcgactaggtgggtggtgggtgggatatAAATTTCCCTATCATCGGCTTTCCATCTGATTTTGTCGTAGACCGAGGTCTGGTCATCCAAGATCCTGAGACTCTCGATCGGATCCAGCACCTTTTTCAAAAGCGCAAACTTTGTCGGGCCCATCTCTTGACTGTAGGCGAGGCAAACCTGCAGCCTGCTCAACGAAGCATGCGACACATCTTCGGAATGGGGATCTACCTGGGTAAGGGCCTGGTCTGGTTCTGTGGTGATCAGATCGAACTTGACGTTGGTTCCGAGGTGAGGCCCGACTTGATGTCCAGGTATGGGGTCAAATCCGATGTTAAGGCCACGGTATTACTGGAGTTCTCCAGCCAACCTGGCATCCAGCCAGAGAGGGCGAGATCACCATGGGAGTCGGCAGTGTATTCTAGATTTCCAAATCTGACGATCTGATTTGGGGCGAAGTTCTCAACCTGGCCAAGGTGGTTGGTCGGACCGGCGTGAAGGATGAAACTGCCGAACACAAAAAGTTGGCCGGGGACGAAGATATATCTACGGCCGATGTTGCTATTGATCTGAAGGCGGGCCATTGATCCTTTTTTACCACACGGTGGGACTTGCACGGGCCACCAATGTCGAtgctaaaaccggcggatctcgggtaggggatcccgaactgtgggTCTAGGGCCAATGGTAATATGGGGAAAACAAGAgacgatgcttacccaggttcgggccctcttgaagaggtaaaaccctacgtcctacttgattatagTAATGTGATGGAGTAGAAGGTACAagatgatctaccacgagatcgtatgaTTGTGTTCTAAACCCTAAAGCTGGTAATCGTGTTCCTAAAGACTAAACCCCTCAGCTTATATATGCACCAGGGTAAATAGGTTACACACATGGTCGGTTGCCCAGGCGTCTACTACAGAAAAATCCTTGAAGTACACGCCAAGTGTTTGGACGTTTCCATCTTGGTCACGCCGAGGTTCGCAGCTTCAGTAGTCCTTCCTTCTAGTGATCGGCGGGCCATAAGCGCTGGGCCGTACGGGTTAGCACCCCTCAGTCCAAGATACCGTTAACTCCCTAAAAAGCCAGAATAAATCACTACACTGCAATCTCTCTGAAGATTGGATCCTCTTACTACTTGATGCTTGGTGGCCCGCCATAGAGTTTGTTGTTTTTGTGTGTTTAGGATAGATGGATCTCCATGTGCATGTGTCGTGTGGTTAATTACTACAGTAGACTAGATAGATAGAGTTTGTTGTTGCTCAATTGGCTTAGCTCAACTACTTAATAATTAGCTTAAGATGGATCTGGATCCGATCCGCATGCATCTGCTATAGCCAATCCATTCTCCACGTAAATAATGATGTCTTTGCCTATTTATTCTCCACGTAATCTGCTTCACCAAATGCCCAACCAACTCTGCCTGCAGGCCACCTGTTTGACGCATTGTTCAGGACGAGGGAAACAGGGCCAGGGGCCCTGAGGACCGCATCGGCGCCCTCCCCGACGAGCTTCTCCAGCACCTCATGTCGTTCCTGCCTTCGCGTGACGCCGTGCGGACGTGTGTGCTTGCTCGGCGCTGGGGCACGCTCTGGAAGTCCGTGCCCGCTCTGCGTATCAGTGACCCTGAGAGCTACGACGCCGCCACTGGCGGCAGCACCTTTGTCGAAACACCTGCTTCACCTCCGTGACCCAGCAGCGCCTCTGGAAATATGTGACATCTCTTCTGATTGTGCGGAGGATGCTCGAAACAGCGATTGGGCCGAAGAGGCATTCGACCTCATGGAACCGTTCCTCCAGTATGCTATATCATGTAAAGTTCAGGTTCTTGGGGTCTCTTTTCCCTTGTGGGCAAACAACATGGCTAgctctcatctcctcgcaat
Protein-coding regions in this window:
- the LOC123169929 gene encoding uncharacterized protein, giving the protein MSEQSVKLNMLILLAFLLLSYGAGNVRCSTVHANITDILSLLQFKRSTHDPTGHLFDALFRTRETGPGALRTASAPSPTSFSSTSCRSCLRVTPCGRVCLLGAGARSGSPCPLCVSVTLRATTPPLAAAPLSKHLLHLRDPAAPLEICDISSDCAEDARNSDWAEEAFDLMEPFLQYAISCKVQVLGVSFPLWANNMASSHLLAIEEVILELENMAFVGSSLDFSTCQVLEVLDFSTWLALISSQLKRLY